In the genome of Streptococcus mitis, one region contains:
- a CDS encoding 16S rRNA pseudouridine(516) synthase: MRLDKFLVACAVGSRTEVKNLLKAGRVTVNGKKEKSAKLQIDEERDDIRFDGQVLEYEEFVYYMMNKPQGVISATEDPKHRTVLDLLDDIARSKEVFPVGRLDIDTHGLLLLTNDGQLAHALLSPKRHVDKTYLAQVKGMMAQEDVEIFAEGIPLKDFTCQPARLEILSTDAEKNQSQIRVTIAEGKFHQVKRMVAYCGKEVVDLQRLTMGTLVLDENLERGEWRRLIKEELENLLASID, from the coding sequence ATGAGATTAGATAAATTTTTAGTTGCCTGCGCTGTGGGGAGCCGGACTGAGGTCAAAAACTTGCTCAAGGCTGGGCGCGTGACGGTAAATGGTAAAAAAGAGAAATCAGCTAAATTGCAGATTGATGAAGAAAGAGATGACATTCGCTTTGATGGGCAAGTGTTGGAGTATGAAGAGTTTGTCTACTACATGATGAACAAGCCCCAAGGAGTTATCTCAGCGACTGAGGATCCTAAGCACAGAACCGTTCTGGACTTGCTGGATGATATTGCTCGGAGCAAGGAAGTTTTCCCAGTAGGACGCTTGGATATTGACACGCATGGTCTTTTGCTCTTGACTAATGACGGCCAGCTGGCCCATGCTCTTCTTTCACCTAAGCGTCATGTGGACAAGACATATCTGGCTCAGGTCAAGGGAATGATGGCCCAAGAAGATGTGGAGATATTTGCTGAGGGTATTCCTCTCAAAGACTTTACCTGTCAGCCCGCTAGACTGGAGATTCTTTCCACAGATGCAGAAAAGAATCAAAGCCAAATCCGTGTGACCATTGCAGAAGGGAAGTTTCATCAGGTCAAGCGTATGGTGGCCTACTGTGGCAAGGAAGTAGTAGACTTGCAACGTTTGACTATGGGAACGCTAGTATTGGATGAGAACTTAGAACGAGGGGAATGGCGTCGCTTGATCAAGGAGGAATTGGAAAATCTTCTTGCTAGTATTGATTAA
- a CDS encoding PTS mannose family transporter subunit IID (hosphoenolpyruvate-dependent sugar phosphotransferase system catalyzes the phosphorylation of incoming sugar substrates concomitant with their translocation across the cell membrane; IID with IIC forms the translocation channel), producing the protein MTEKLQLTKSDRKKVWWRSTFLQGSWNYERMQNLGWAYSLIPALKKLYTKKEDQIAALERHLEFFNTHPYVAAPIMGVTLALEEERANGVEIDDAAIQGVKIGMMGPLAGIGDPVFWFTVRPILGSLGASLALTGNILGPILFFVLWNLIRMSFLWYTQEIGYKAGSEITKDMSGGILQDITKGASILGMFILAVLVQRWVNIKFAFDVAKVQLDEKAYIHWDKLPEGSKGIQEAFAQVGQGLSQTPEKVTTFQQNLDMLIPGLSGLLLTFLCMYLLKKKVSPITIILALFAVGIVAHVLHIM; encoded by the coding sequence ATGACTGAAAAACTTCAATTAACTAAATCAGATCGTAAAAAAGTTTGGTGGCGTTCAACTTTCTTACAAGGTTCTTGGAACTATGAACGTATGCAAAACTTGGGTTGGGCTTACTCATTAATTCCAGCTCTTAAAAAACTCTACACTAAAAAAGAAGATCAAATCGCTGCTCTTGAACGCCATCTTGAGTTCTTCAACACTCACCCATACGTAGCCGCTCCAATCATGGGGGTTACTCTTGCACTTGAAGAAGAACGTGCTAACGGTGTTGAAATTGATGACGCTGCTATCCAAGGTGTTAAAATCGGTATGATGGGACCTCTTGCTGGTATCGGTGACCCAGTATTCTGGTTTACAGTACGCCCAATCCTTGGATCACTCGGTGCTTCACTTGCCCTTACTGGTAATATCTTAGGTCCAATCCTCTTCTTCGTTCTTTGGAACTTGATTCGTATGTCATTCTTGTGGTATACACAAGAGATTGGATACAAGGCTGGATCAGAAATCACTAAAGACATGTCTGGCGGTATCCTTCAAGACATCACTAAAGGAGCTTCTATCCTTGGTATGTTCATTCTTGCTGTCCTTGTTCAACGTTGGGTAAATATTAAATTTGCTTTCGATGTTGCCAAAGTTCAACTAGATGAAAAAGCTTATATCCATTGGGATAAATTGCCAGAAGGATCTAAAGGTATTCAAGAAGCATTCGCACAAGTAGGACAAGGATTGTCTCAAACACCTGAAAAAGTTACTACTTTCCAACAAAACTTGGATATGTTGATTCCTGGACTATCAGGACTACTCCTTACTTTCCTTTGCATGTACTTACTTAAGAAAAAAGTATCTCCAATCACTATTATCCTTGCACTCTTCGCAGTGGGTATTGTAGCACATGTTCTTCACATCATGTAA
- a CDS encoding PTS mannose/fructose/sorbose transporter subunit IIC, producing MSIISMVLVVVVAFLAGLEGILDQFQFHQPIVACTLIGLVTGNLEAGIILGGSLQMIALGWANIGAAVAPDAALASVAAAIIMVLGGDFTKTGIGVAQAVAIPLAVAGLFLTMIVRTLSVGLVHTADASAKKGDFKAVERAHFVALLLQGLRIAVPAALLLMVPTETVQSILNAMPDWLKDGMAIGGGMVVAVGYAMVINMMATREVWPFFAIGFVLAAVSDITLIGFGAIGVAIALIYLHLSKTGGNGGGGAATSNDPIGDILEDY from the coding sequence ATGTCTATTATTTCTATGGTTTTAGTAGTCGTTGTAGCCTTCCTAGCAGGTCTTGAAGGTATCCTCGACCAGTTCCAATTCCATCAACCAATCGTAGCTTGTACCCTTATCGGTCTTGTTACTGGTAACCTTGAAGCAGGGATTATCCTTGGTGGTTCTCTTCAAATGATCGCCCTTGGTTGGGCTAACATCGGAGCTGCCGTAGCTCCTGACGCTGCTCTTGCTTCTGTTGCTGCTGCCATTATCATGGTTCTTGGTGGCGACTTTACTAAGACAGGTATCGGTGTTGCCCAAGCGGTTGCTATCCCTCTTGCAGTTGCTGGTCTATTCTTGACTATGATTGTCCGTACACTCTCTGTCGGATTGGTTCACACTGCTGATGCTTCTGCTAAAAAAGGTGACTTCAAAGCAGTTGAACGTGCTCACTTTGTCGCACTTCTTCTTCAAGGTCTTCGTATTGCAGTCCCTGCAGCACTCCTTCTAATGGTACCAACTGAAACAGTACAAAGCATTCTAAATGCTATGCCTGATTGGCTCAAAGATGGTATGGCTATCGGTGGTGGTATGGTTGTTGCCGTTGGTTACGCTATGGTTATCAACATGATGGCAACTCGTGAAGTATGGCCATTCTTCGCTATAGGTTTTGTGCTTGCTGCCGTGTCAGATATTACTCTAATCGGATTTGGTGCTATCGGTGTTGCTATCGCTCTTATCTACCTTCACCTTTCTAAAACTGGTGGAAATGGTGGCGGAGGAGCCGCAACTTCTAACGACCCAATCGGCGATATCCTAGAAGACTACTAA
- the polC gene encoding DNA polymerase III subunit alpha (catalyzes DNA-template-directed extension of the 3'- end of a DNA strand by one nucleotide at a time; required for leading strand synthesis; PolC exhibits 3' to 5' exonuclease activity) encodes MSNSFEILMNQLGIPSEIRQHSALAQADIEGVVVHKISKLWEFHFVFSNILPIEIFLELKKGLSEEFSKTGNKAVFEIKTLSQEFSNHLLQAYYREAFSEGPCASQGFKSLYQNLQVRAEGNQLFIEGSEAIDKEHFKKNHLPNLAKQLEKFGFPTFNCQVEKNDVLTQEQEEAFHAENEQIVQAANEEALRAMEQLEQMAPPPAEEKPSFDFQAKKAAAKPKLDKAEITPMIEVTTEENRLVFEGVVFDVEQKVTRTGRVLINFKMTDYTSSFSMQKWVKNEEEAQKFDLIKKNSWLRVRGNVEMNNFTRDLTMNVQDVQEVVHYERKDLMPEGERRVEFHAHTNMSTMDALPEVEEIVATAAKWGHKAVAITDHGNVQSFPHGYKAAKKAGIQLIYGMEANIVEDRVPIVYNEVEMDLSEATYVVFDVETTGLSAIYNDLIQVAASKMYKGNVIAEFDEFINPGHPLSAFTTELTGITDDHVKNAKPLEQVLQEFQEFCKDTVLVAHNATFDVGFMNANYERHGLPKISQPVIDTLEFARNLYPEYKRHGLGPLTKRFGVALEHHHMANYDAEATGRLLFIFIKEVAEKHGVTDLARLNIDLISPDSYKKARIKHATIYVKNQVGLKNIFKLVSLSNTKYFEGVPRIPRTVLDAHREGLILGSACSEGEVFDAVVSQGVDAAVEVAKYYDFIEVMPPAIYAPLIAKEQVKDMEELQTIIKSLIEVGDRLGKPVLATGNVHYIEPEEEIYREIIVRSLGQGAMINRTIGHGEHAQPAPLPKAHFRTTNEMLDEFAFLGEELARKLVIENTNALAEIFEPVEVVKGDLYTPFIDKAEETVAELTYKKAFEIYGNPLPDIVDLRIEKELTSILGNGFAVIYLASQMLVQRSNERGYLVGSRGSVGSSFVATMIGITEVNPLSPHYVCGQCQYSEFITDGSYGSGFDMPNKDCPNCGHKLSKNGQDIPFETFLGFDGDKVPDIDLNFSGEDQPSAHLDVRDIFGEEYAFRAGTVGTVAAKTAYGFVKGYERDYGKFYRDAEVERLAQGAAGVKRTTGQHPGGIVVIPNYMDVYDFTPVQYPADDVTAEWQTTHFNFHDIDENVLKLDVLGHDDPTMIRKLQDLSGIDPNEIPMDDEGVMALFSGTDVLGVTPEQIGTPTGMLGIPEFGTNFVRGMVDETHPTTFAELLQLSGLSHGTDVWLGNAQDLIKQGIADLSTVIGCRDDIMVYLMHAGLEPKMAFTIMERVRKGLWLKISEEERNGYIEAMKANKVPEWYIESCGKIKYMFPKAHAAAYVMMALRVAYFKVHHPIYYYCAYFSIRAKAFDIKTMGAGLDAIKRRMEEISEKRKNNEASNVEIDLYTTLEIVNEMWERGFKFGKLDLYRSDATEFIIDGDTLIPPFVAMDGLGENVAKQLVRAREEGEFLSKTELRKRGGLSSTLVEKMDEMGILGNMPEDNQLSLFDELF; translated from the coding sequence ATGTCAAATAGTTTTGAAATTTTGATGAATCAATTAGGAATACCGTCAGAGATAAGGCAGCATTCTGCTTTAGCTCAGGCTGATATTGAAGGTGTTGTGGTTCATAAAATCAGTAAGTTATGGGAGTTTCACTTTGTATTTTCTAATATTTTACCTATTGAAATCTTTTTAGAATTAAAGAAAGGGCTGAGTGAGGAATTTTCTAAGACAGGCAATAAAGCTGTTTTCGAAATCAAGACTCTGTCTCAAGAATTTTCCAATCATCTCTTGCAGGCCTATTATAGAGAGGCTTTTTCTGAAGGGCCATGTGCTAGTCAAGGTTTTAAGTCCCTTTATCAAAATTTGCAAGTTCGTGCTGAGGGTAATCAACTCTTTATTGAAGGATCTGAGGCGATTGATAAGGAACACTTTAAGAAAAATCACCTTCCTAATTTAGCCAAACAACTTGAAAAGTTTGGTTTTCCAACTTTCAACTGTCAAGTAGAGAAAAATGATGTGTTGACCCAAGAGCAGGAAGAGGCCTTCCATGCTGAAAATGAGCAGATTGTTCAAGCGGCCAATGAGGAAGCGCTCCGTGCTATGGAACAACTAGAACAGATGGCACCTCCTCCAGCGGAAGAGAAACCATCCTTTGATTTTCAAGCTAAAAAAGCTGCAGCTAAACCGAAGCTGGATAAGGCAGAGATTACTCCTATGATCGAAGTGACGACGGAGGAAAATCGTCTGGTCTTTGAAGGTGTTGTGTTTGATGTGGAGCAAAAAGTGACCAGAACAGGGCGTGTTTTGATCAACTTTAAAATGACAGACTACACTTCCAGTTTTTCTATGCAAAAGTGGGTTAAGAACGAGGAAGAGGCTCAGAAATTTGATCTAATTAAGAAAAATTCTTGGCTCCGAGTTCGTGGGAATGTGGAGATGAATAACTTCACACGCGATTTGACTATGAACGTGCAGGATGTGCAGGAAGTTGTTCACTATGAGCGGAAGGATTTGATGCCAGAAGGTGAGCGTCGGGTTGAGTTTCACGCTCATACTAACATGTCGACTATGGATGCTCTACCCGAGGTAGAAGAGATCGTTGCGACAGCTGCTAAGTGGGGACACAAGGCGGTTGCCATAACGGACCATGGGAATGTCCAGTCTTTCCCACATGGCTATAAGGCGGCTAAGAAAGCGGGAATTCAGCTAATCTATGGAATGGAAGCCAATATCGTGGAGGATCGTGTCCCTATCGTCTACAATGAAGTGGAGATGGACTTGTCCGAAGCAACCTATGTGGTCTTTGACGTGGAAACGACGGGGCTTTCAGCTATCTATAATGACTTGATTCAGGTTGCGGCTTCTAAGATGTACAAGGGGAATGTTATTGCTGAATTTGATGAATTTATCAATCCTGGGCATCCCTTGTCAGCTTTTACTACTGAGTTGACTGGAATTACAGATGATCACGTCAAAAATGCCAAACCACTGGAACAAGTGCTACAGGAATTCCAAGAATTCTGCAAGGATACAGTCTTAGTTGCCCATAATGCTACCTTTGACGTTGGCTTTATGAATGCCAATTATGAGCGTCATGGTCTGCCAAAGATTAGTCAGCCAGTTATTGATACACTTGAGTTTGCTAGAAATCTCTATCCTGAGTATAAACGTCATGGTTTGGGGCCTTTAACTAAGCGTTTTGGTGTGGCTTTGGAACATCACCACATGGCCAACTACGATGCGGAAGCTACTGGTCGTCTGCTCTTTATTTTTATCAAAGAAGTAGCAGAAAAACATGGTGTGACCGATCTAGCTAGACTTAACATTGATTTGATTAGTCCAGATTCTTATAAAAAAGCTCGGATCAAGCATGCGACCATCTATGTCAAGAATCAGGTGGGTCTAAAAAATATCTTTAAGCTGGTTTCTTTATCCAATACCAAGTACTTTGAAGGGGTGCCACGGATTCCGAGAACGGTTTTAGATGCCCATCGGGAAGGTTTGATTTTAGGCTCAGCCTGTTCTGAAGGTGAAGTTTTTGATGCAGTCGTTTCCCAAGGTGTGGATGCGGCGGTTGAGGTGGCCAAGTATTATGACTTTATCGAGGTCATGCCACCAGCTATCTACGCTCCCTTGATTGCTAAGGAGCAGGTCAAGGATATGGAAGAACTACAGACCATTATCAAAAGTTTGATAGAGGTTGGAGATCGTCTTGGTAAGCCTGTTCTGGCTACGGGAAATGTCCACTATATCGAACCTGAAGAAGAGATTTACCGTGAAATTATCGTCCGTAGTTTGGGACAGGGGGCAATGATTAACCGAACTATAGGTCATGGGGAACATGCTCAACCTGCTCCTCTTCCAAAAGCTCATTTTAGAACAACTAATGAGATGTTGGATGAATTTGCCTTCTTGGGAGAGGAATTAGCTCGGAAATTGGTTATTGAAAACACCAATGCCTTGGCAGAAATCTTTGAACCCGTTGAGGTTGTTAAGGGTGACTTATACACGCCTTTCATCGACAAGGCTGAAGAAACAGTTGCTGAGTTGACATATAAGAAAGCTTTTGAGATTTATGGAAATCCGCTGCCAGATATTGTTGATTTGCGGATTGAAAAAGAATTAACTTCTATTCTGGGGAATGGATTTGCTGTGATTTATCTGGCTTCCCAGATGCTGGTACAACGTTCCAATGAACGGGGCTACTTAGTTGGTTCTCGTGGGTCTGTTGGATCTAGTTTCGTTGCGACCATGATTGGGATTACAGAGGTCAATCCTCTTTCTCCTCACTATGTCTGTGGTCAGTGTCAGTACAGTGAATTTATCACCGATGGTTCTTACGGTTCAGGATTTGATATGCCCAATAAGGACTGTCCAAACTGTGGTCATAAACTCAGCAAAAACGGACAGGATATTCCTTTCGAGACCTTCCTTGGTTTTGATGGGGATAAGGTTCCTGATATTGACTTGAACTTCTCGGGAGAAGACCAGCCTAGCGCCCACTTGGATGTGCGTGATATCTTTGGTGAGGAATATGCCTTCCGTGCAGGAACGGTTGGTACGGTGGCTGCCAAGACTGCCTATGGCTTTGTCAAGGGTTACGAGCGAGATTATGGGAAGTTTTATCGTGATGCAGAGGTGGAACGTCTTGCTCAAGGCGCTGCCGGTGTCAAGCGTACAACAGGACAACACCCCGGGGGAATCGTTGTTATTCCTAACTACATGGATGTCTATGATTTTACGCCTGTCCAGTATCCAGCAGATGACGTGACGGCTGAATGGCAAACGACCCACTTTAACTTCCACGATATCGATGAGAACGTCCTCAAACTCGATGTACTGGGACATGATGATCCGACCATGATTCGGAAACTGCAGGACTTGTCTGGGATTGACCCTAATGAAATTCCTATGGATGACGAAGGTGTGATGGCCCTCTTTTCAGGGACTGACGTGCTTGGGGTAACACCTGAGCAAATAGGAACGCCGACGGGTATGCTGGGGATTCCAGAGTTTGGGACCAACTTTGTACGTGGAATGGTAGACGAGACCCATCCGACAACTTTTGCAGAGTTGCTTCAGCTCTCAGGTCTATCCCATGGTACCGACGTTTGGCTGGGCAATGCCCAAGATCTGATTAAGCAAGGAATAGCAGACCTATCGACTGTTATCGGTTGTCGGGACGACATCATGGTTTACCTCATGCATGCTGGTCTCGAACCTAAGATGGCCTTTACTATCATGGAGCGAGTACGTAAGGGCTTGTGGCTGAAGATTTCAGAAGAGGAACGCAATGGCTACATCGAAGCCATGAAGGCTAATAAGGTGCCAGAGTGGTATATCGAGTCCTGTGGGAAAATTAAGTACATGTTCCCTAAAGCCCATGCGGCAGCCTACGTTATGATGGCCTTGCGTGTAGCTTACTTCAAGGTTCACCATCCTATTTATTACTACTGTGCTTACTTCTCAATCCGTGCTAAGGCATTTGATATTAAGACCATGGGGGCGGGCTTGGATGCTATCAAGCGCAGAATGGAAGAAATATCTGAAAAACGGAAGAACAATGAGGCCTCTAATGTGGAAATTGACCTCTATACAACTCTTGAGATTGTCAATGAAATGTGGGAACGTGGTTTCAAGTTTGGGAAGTTAGACCTCTACCGTAGTGATGCGACTGAATTCATCATTGACGGAGATACACTGATTCCACCATTTGTCGCTATGGATGGTCTGGGAGAGAACGTTGCCAAGCAGTTAGTGCGAGCGCGTGAAGAGGGAGAATTCCTCTCTAAAACAGAACTTCGTAAGCGTGGCGGGCTCTCATCAACCTTGGTTGAAAAGATGGATGAGATGGGGATTCTCGGCAATATGCCAGAGGATAACCAGTTGAGTTTGTTTGATGAGTTGTTTTAA
- a CDS encoding peptidase M29, which translates to MVLPNFKENLEKYAKLLVANGINVQPGHTLALSIDVEQRELAHLIVKEAYALGAHEVIVQWTDDVINREKFLHAPMERLDNVPEYKIAEMNYLLENKASRLGVRSSDPGALNGVDADKLSASAKAMGLAMKPMRIATQSNKVSWTVAAAAGLEWAKKVFPNAASDEEAVDLLWDQIFKTCRVYEEDPVKAWEEHAAILKSKADMLNKEQFSALHYTAPGTDLTLGLPKNHVWESAGAINAQGEGFLPNMPTEEVFTAPDFRRADGYVTSTKPLSYNGNIIEGIKVTFKDGQIVDITAEKGDQVMKDLVFENAGARALGECALVPDPSPISQSGITFFNTLFDENASNHLAIGAAYATSVVGGAEMSEEELEAAGLNRSDVHVDFMIGSNQMDIDGIREDGTRVPLFRNGDWAN; encoded by the coding sequence ATGGTTTTACCAAATTTTAAAGAAAATCTAGAAAAATATGCGAAATTGTTGGTTGCGAACGGAATTAACGTGCAACCTGGTCACACTTTGGCTCTCTCTATCGATGTGGAACAACGTGAGTTGGCTCACTTAATCGTCAAAGAAGCTTATGCTTTGGGTGCGCATGAGGTTATCGTTCAGTGGACAGATGATGTCATCAACCGTGAGAAATTCCTCCACGCACCGATGGAGCGTCTGGACAATGTGCCAGAATACAAGATTGCTGAGATGAACTATCTTTTAGAGAACAAAGCTAGCCGTCTTGGGGTTCGTTCATCTGATCCAGGTGCCTTGAACGGAGTGGATGCTGACAAGCTCTCAGCTTCTGCCAAAGCTATGGGACTTGCCATGAAGCCAATGCGTATCGCGACTCAATCTAATAAGGTTAGCTGGACTGTAGCAGCCGCTGCTGGACTTGAGTGGGCTAAGAAAGTCTTTCCAAATGCTGCGAGCGATGAAGAAGCAGTCGATCTCCTTTGGGACCAAATTTTCAAAACTTGCCGTGTCTATGAAGAAGATCCTGTTAAGGCTTGGGAAGAGCATGCAGCTATCCTCAAGAGCAAGGCAGATATGCTTAATAAAGAACAATTTTCAGCCCTTCACTACACAGCGCCAGGGACAGATTTGACCCTTGGTTTGCCGAAGAACCACGTTTGGGAATCAGCTGGTGCTATCAATGCACAGGGAGAAGGATTCTTGCCAAATATGCCGACAGAGGAAGTTTTCACAGCGCCTGATTTCCGTCGCGCAGATGGTTATGTCACTTCTACAAAACCGCTTAGCTATAATGGAAATATCATTGAAGGAATTAAAGTAACCTTTAAGGATGGGCAAATCGTAGATATCACTGCTGAGAAGGGTGATCAGGTTATGAAAGACCTCGTCTTTGAAAATGCAGGTGCGCGTGCCTTGGGTGAATGTGCCTTGGTACCAGATCCAAGCCCAATTTCTCAGTCAGGGATTACCTTCTTCAACACCCTTTTCGATGAAAATGCGTCAAATCACTTGGCTATCGGTGCAGCCTATGCGACTAGCGTCGTTGGTGGAGCGGAGATGAGCGAAGAGGAGCTTGAAGCTGCGGGGCTTAACCGTTCAGATGTTCACGTAGACTTTATGATTGGTTCTAACCAAATGGATATCGATGGTATCCGTGAGGATGGGACACGTGTACCACTCTTCCGTAACGGAGATTGGGCAAATTAA
- a CDS encoding aminopeptidase — MNAIQESFTDKLFANYEANVKYQAIENAASHNGIFAALERRQSHVDNTPVFSLDLTKDKVTNQKASGRCWMFAALNTFRHKLISQYKLENFELSQAHTFFWDKYEKSNWFLEQVIATADQDLTSRKVKFLLQTPQQDGGQWDMVVSLFEKYGVVPKSVYPESVSSSSSRELNAILNKLLRQDAQILRDLLASGADQATVQAKKEDLLQEIFNFLAMSLGLPPRKFDFAYRDKDNNYQSEKGITPQEFYKKYVNLPLEDYVSVINAPTTDKPYGQSYTVEMLGNVVGSREVRYINVPMERLKELAIAQMQAGETVWFGSDVGQLSNRKAGILATDVYDFESSMDIKLTQDKAGRLDYSESLMTHAMVLTGVDLDENGKSIKWKVENSWGDKVGTDGYFVASDAWMDEYTYQIVVRKELLTTEEQAAYEAEPIVLAPWDPMGALAE, encoded by the coding sequence ATGAACGCGATTCAAGAATCATTTACAGATAAACTATTTGCCAATTATGAAGCAAATGTCAAATACCAAGCGATTGAAAATGCTGCCAGCCACAACGGAATTTTTGCAGCTCTAGAACGTCGTCAGAGCCATGTAGACAATACCCCTGTTTTCTCATTGGATTTGACCAAGGACAAGGTAACCAACCAGAAGGCTTCTGGTCGTTGCTGGATGTTTGCGGCCCTCAACACCTTCCGCCACAAACTCATCTCGCAATACAAATTGGAGAACTTTGAGTTATCACAAGCCCACACTTTCTTCTGGGACAAGTATGAGAAATCAAACTGGTTTTTGGAGCAAGTCATTGCGACTGCAGACCAAGACTTGACGAGCCGTAAGGTTAAATTCCTACTTCAAACTCCACAACAAGATGGCGGTCAATGGGATATGGTCGTTTCTCTCTTTGAGAAATACGGTGTCGTGCCTAAGTCAGTTTACCCTGAGTCTGTTTCATCTAGCAGTAGTCGTGAGTTAAATGCCATCCTTAACAAATTGCTTCGCCAAGATGCTCAAATCTTGCGTGACTTACTAGCTTCTGGCGCAGACCAAGCGACTGTTCAAGCTAAGAAAGAAGACCTCTTGCAAGAGATCTTTAACTTCCTTGCCATGTCACTAGGTCTCCCACCACGTAAATTTGACTTTGCTTATCGCGATAAGGATAATAATTATCAAAGTGAAAAGGGTATTACACCACAAGAGTTTTACAAGAAATATGTCAATCTTCCGCTAGAAGACTATGTTTCTGTTATCAACGCCCCAACTACTGACAAACCTTACGGCCAATCTTACACAGTTGAGATGTTGGGCAATGTGGTTGGTAGCCGTGAGGTTCGTTACATCAACGTGCCTATGGAACGCTTGAAAGAATTGGCGATTGCTCAAATGCAAGCAGGTGAGACTGTTTGGTTTGGATCAGATGTCGGCCAACTCAGCAACCGTAAAGCAGGAATCCTTGCGACAGATGTTTATGACTTTGAATCAAGCATGGATATTAAACTCACTCAAGACAAGGCTGGACGTTTGGACTACAGCGAAAGCTTGATGACCCATGCTATGGTTTTGACAGGTGTTGATTTGGACGAAAATGGCAAATCAATCAAGTGGAAGGTTGAAAACTCATGGGGAGACAAGGTTGGTACAGATGGTTACTTTGTTGCCTCAGACGCTTGGATGGACGAATACACTTACCAAATCGTTGTTCGCAAAGAATTGTTAACAACCGAAGAACAAGCTGCCTATGAAGCAGAACCAATTGTGCTTGCACCATGGGATCCAATGGGAGCCTTGGCAGAATAA
- a CDS encoding PTS mannose transporter subunit EIIAB (phosphoenolpyruvate-dependent sugar phosphotransferase system; catalyzes the phosphorylation of incoming sugar substrates concomitant with their translocation across the cell membrane; IIB is phosphorylated by IIA and then transfers the phosphoryl group to the sugar; IIC forms the translocation channel) has protein sequence MSIGIIIASHGEFAAGIHQSGTMIFGEQEKVQVVTFMSNEGPDDLYAKFNNAVAAFDAEDEVLVLADLWSGSPFNQASRVMGENPDRKFAIITGLNLPMLIQAYTERLMDATAGVEKVAANIIKEAKDGIKALPEELNPVEEVASATAAPVAQAAIPEGTVIGDGKLKINLARLDTRLLHGQVATAWTPDSKADRIIVASDNVAKDELRKELIKQAAPGKVKANVVPIQKLIDVAKDPRFGETHALILFETPQDALRAIEGGVPIKTLNVGSMAHSTGKTMVNNVLSMDKEDVATFEKMRDLGVEFDVRKVPNDTKKDLFDLINKANVQ, from the coding sequence ATGAGTATCGGAATCATTATTGCGAGCCACGGCGAATTTGCTGCGGGTATTCATCAGTCAGGAACTATGATCTTTGGTGAACAAGAAAAGGTTCAAGTTGTAACCTTTATGTCAAATGAAGGCCCTGATGATCTATACGCTAAGTTTAATAACGCTGTTGCTGCATTTGACGCAGAAGATGAGGTTCTAGTTTTGGCTGACCTTTGGAGTGGATCTCCATTTAACCAAGCTAGCCGCGTGATGGGAGAAAATCCTGATCGTAAGTTTGCCATCATCACAGGACTTAACTTACCGATGTTAATTCAAGCCTACACAGAGCGCCTGATGGATGCTACTGCAGGTGTGGAAAAGGTCGCTGCGAATATTATCAAAGAAGCCAAAGATGGCATCAAGGCTCTTCCAGAAGAGCTAAACCCAGTTGAGGAGGTAGCAAGCGCTACAGCTGCTCCAGTTGCCCAAGCTGCTATTCCAGAAGGAACTGTCATCGGAGACGGTAAACTCAAAATCAACCTTGCCCGTCTAGACACTCGTTTACTTCACGGTCAGGTTGCAACTGCTTGGACTCCAGATTCAAAAGCAGACCGTATCATCGTTGCTTCAGATAACGTAGCTAAAGACGAATTACGTAAAGAATTGATTAAACAAGCAGCTCCAGGTAAAGTGAAAGCAAACGTTGTTCCTATCCAAAAACTAATCGACGTTGCAAAAGATCCTCGCTTCGGAGAAACACATGCCCTTATCTTGTTTGAAACACCTCAAGATGCCCTTCGTGCAATCGAAGGTGGCGTGCCAATCAAAACTCTTAATGTTGGATCAATGGCTCACTCAACTGGTAAAACAATGGTTAACAACGTTTTGTCTATGGATAAAGAAGACGTTGCTACATTTGAAAAAATGCGTGACCTTGGTGTTGAATTTGATGTACGTAAAGTACCAAACGACACGAAAAAAGATTTGTTTGACTTGATCAACAAAGCAAACGTGCAATAA